One window of Marinomonas primoryensis genomic DNA carries:
- a CDS encoding OmpW family outer membrane protein, translated as MKALLPIALISTLCSSVVLAHDAGDLFVRAGFATVMPNESSDNVLNTGELELDNDTQVGVTLTYMLTEQFGVELLAATPFTHKVSTKGLGEVAEVSHLPPSVMAQYYFGQANSQIRSYVGAGLNYTVFFDEKGKGTLAGTDVSLDDSFGLAAQLGVDVNFAENWFANASIWYMDINTDVHTTVGTIDADIDPITFMASVGYTF; from the coding sequence ATGAAAGCTTTACTTCCTATTGCCCTTATTTCAACACTTTGCTCTTCTGTGGTTTTGGCTCATGACGCCGGCGATTTATTCGTCCGAGCTGGCTTTGCAACGGTTATGCCGAATGAAAGCAGTGATAACGTATTGAACACCGGTGAATTGGAGTTGGATAATGACACTCAAGTCGGCGTAACACTCACGTATATGCTAACAGAGCAGTTTGGTGTGGAGTTGCTAGCCGCGACACCTTTTACTCATAAAGTTTCTACTAAAGGGCTTGGCGAAGTCGCTGAGGTATCGCACTTGCCACCTTCGGTAATGGCGCAGTATTACTTTGGCCAAGCCAATAGCCAAATTCGCTCTTATGTTGGTGCAGGTTTGAATTACACGGTTTTCTTTGATGAAAAAGGCAAAGGCACATTGGCGGGAACCGATGTGAGTTTGGATGATTCATTTGGCTTGGCCGCTCAATTGGGTGTGGATGTGAACTTCGCCGAAAACTGGTTTGCCAATGCGTCTATTTGGTACATGGATATTAATACCGACGTTCACACGACAGTCGGAACGATTGACGCCGATATTGATCCAATCACCTTTATGGCCAGTGTGGGTTATACCTTCTAA
- a CDS encoding carboxylate/amino acid/amine transporter → MPILIAVTLLWAFSFSLIGVYLAGQVDAWFSVLMRVALATVVFLPFLKLREIEAKIALKLMICGALQLGIMYGFYYQSFLYLSVPEVLLFTVMTPLYVTLINDMLDKRFNIGFAVSALVAILGAVAIRYQGIDEGFIKGLLIVQGANICFAAGQVGYKRIIAKERPDLSQRTVFGWFFIGALAVVIPCYLALGNPDKLPTTTLQWGILTYLGIVASGLGYFAWNRGATMVNVGTLAVANNLLIPAGIIVNVVFWNRDADIVRLAIGGSIILLALWLNDKFNQRLAAAKAANAS, encoded by the coding sequence ATGCCAATTCTTATTGCCGTCACCCTTTTATGGGCGTTTTCCTTCAGCTTGATTGGCGTTTATCTCGCCGGCCAAGTCGATGCCTGGTTCTCTGTATTAATGCGAGTCGCTCTGGCTACTGTCGTATTTTTACCTTTTTTAAAGCTTCGTGAAATTGAAGCCAAAATAGCGCTCAAACTTATGATATGCGGGGCTTTACAGCTTGGCATCATGTATGGTTTTTATTATCAATCCTTCCTATACCTGTCAGTTCCTGAAGTCTTGCTATTCACGGTGATGACACCACTTTACGTCACTTTGATTAATGACATGTTAGACAAACGCTTCAATATTGGCTTTGCCGTCAGTGCGCTCGTGGCTATTCTTGGCGCTGTTGCCATTCGCTACCAAGGTATCGATGAAGGCTTCATTAAAGGCTTACTGATTGTTCAAGGTGCCAACATTTGTTTCGCAGCAGGGCAAGTAGGTTATAAACGCATCATTGCAAAAGAGCGCCCAGACCTATCTCAACGCACGGTTTTCGGCTGGTTTTTCATAGGTGCATTGGCGGTGGTTATTCCTTGTTACCTTGCGCTAGGTAACCCTGATAAATTACCGACCACTACTCTTCAATGGGGTATTTTAACTTACCTAGGTATTGTGGCTTCGGGCCTTGGTTACTTTGCTTGGAACAGAGGAGCAACCATGGTTAACGTAGGAACATTAGCGGTTGCAAATAATTTACTGATTCCCGCTGGCATTATTGTTAACGTGGTTTTCTGGAACCGCGATGCTGACATCGTTCGACTGGCCATTGGTGGCAGTATTATCTTATTGGCACTTTGGCTGAATGATAAATTCAACCAACGACTCGCTGCGGCCAAAGCTGCTAACGCAAGCTAA
- a CDS encoding YccT family protein — protein sequence MGLKNRIVASSFLSVCVMALPAQAATFEVPRSFEIMYVDLEGARQFGNDFKVEVDEGQHQIVVRFNKLLHSGGDTQAYQSEPIVLDLQFEKNDYFTVKAPYISTQKQAEAYSKAPTFTLFDDRSGKEVDYQHQILPVKSGFQNTRDYVTEIERFTAKNQPIIDDAPVLAPVILTQNVALEMMQFWYNRSDDATRKEMRIWVADDLYKPSVSNIQLEMSQFWFNKADREAKKAFQAWLVE from the coding sequence GTGGGATTGAAAAATCGAATTGTCGCGAGTAGTTTTCTGTCTGTTTGTGTGATGGCATTACCAGCTCAGGCGGCGACGTTTGAAGTACCTAGATCGTTTGAAATTATGTACGTTGACCTTGAAGGCGCAAGGCAGTTCGGTAATGACTTTAAGGTCGAGGTTGATGAAGGTCAGCACCAAATTGTCGTACGATTTAATAAATTGTTGCACAGTGGTGGCGATACTCAAGCGTATCAATCTGAGCCTATTGTGCTGGACTTACAATTTGAAAAGAATGATTACTTCACGGTGAAAGCGCCTTATATTTCGACTCAAAAACAGGCAGAAGCTTACTCTAAGGCGCCTACGTTTACCCTTTTTGATGATCGCAGTGGCAAAGAAGTAGATTATCAACATCAAATACTACCGGTGAAGTCGGGGTTTCAAAATACGCGTGATTACGTTACCGAAATTGAACGTTTCACGGCAAAAAACCAACCAATTATAGATGATGCTCCTGTCTTAGCTCCGGTCATTTTGACTCAAAATGTTGCGCTAGAAATGATGCAGTTTTGGTATAACCGATCCGATGATGCGACTCGAAAAGAGATGCGTATCTGGGTTGCTGACGACTTATATAAGCCGTCAGTGTCTAATATCCAGCTGGAAATGTCGCAGTTTTGGTTTAATAAAGCCGATAGAGAGGCGAAAAAAGCATTTCAAGCTTGGCTGGTAGAATAA
- a CDS encoding GGDEF domain-containing protein — MPNNIQAELSHKFTLRIIEIVFTTIVLSLIFRPFFIDLPIYFLLIGIADLFLMTGFYFIVRLNLLPKWEITLSLLIALIIILPTLAISGGVNSQMVYFLPLYPILAALLGGHRESLALTVTLVAGTILATIFSEYIVDLTGGVYSKEMSTARGFWLTISIILSAFFGHFFLQRYTEVTKQLKEENTLDPLTGLLNRRGLNTHFSKELEETEITSSPLSLILIDIDYFKKINDRYGHDVGDICLIEVANVLSSTLRKRDIIARFGGEEFIVILPNTTKNQAALIADDLKNVISKQKFSDFNLPITITLGVTDSRGQHDNALKMIKRADKALYRGKDKGRNCVELSE; from the coding sequence ATGCCTAACAACATCCAAGCCGAACTCAGCCATAAGTTCACTCTGCGAATCATAGAAATCGTCTTTACTACCATCGTATTATCTCTAATTTTTAGGCCCTTCTTTATTGATTTACCTATCTACTTCTTGTTGATTGGCATTGCAGATTTGTTCTTAATGACAGGGTTTTATTTTATCGTGCGGCTTAATTTATTACCAAAATGGGAAATTACGCTCTCCTTACTGATCGCCCTTATTATCATTCTTCCTACCCTTGCAATTTCCGGCGGTGTTAATAGCCAAATGGTCTACTTTTTGCCACTTTATCCAATTTTGGCAGCGCTTCTCGGTGGGCATCGAGAATCTTTAGCTCTTACAGTTACCCTCGTGGCAGGCACTATTTTGGCGACCATATTTAGTGAGTATATTGTAGACTTAACTGGCGGTGTCTATTCCAAAGAGATGTCCACGGCTCGTGGCTTTTGGCTTACTATTTCCATTATTTTAAGTGCTTTTTTTGGGCACTTCTTTCTTCAACGCTACACTGAAGTAACCAAGCAACTCAAAGAAGAAAACACGCTAGACCCACTGACTGGATTACTTAACAGACGCGGCTTAAACACCCACTTTAGCAAAGAGCTAGAAGAGACAGAGATTACCTCTTCACCTTTAAGTCTTATCCTAATTGATATTGACTACTTTAAAAAAATAAATGATAGATACGGACATGACGTTGGAGATATATGTTTGATTGAAGTCGCCAATGTTCTTTCAAGCACACTGAGAAAGCGCGACATCATTGCTCGGTTTGGTGGTGAAGAGTTTATTGTCATTCTCCCAAATACCACAAAGAATCAGGCTGCACTCATCGCTGATGATCTTAAAAATGTGATCTCTAAACAAAAATTCAGTGATTTCAATCTTCCTATCACCATCACATTAGGTGTAACCGATAGCCGTGGCCAACATGACAATGCACTTAAAATGATAAAACGAGCGGACAAAGCACTTTATAGAGGCAAAGACAAAGGACGAAATTGCGTAGAGCTGTCCGAATAG
- a CDS encoding MgtC/SapB family protein produces MSLDSLFSIAPYSWGAIFTSVFCGVIVGLERQLRGKPVGIRTSALIVLGTYVFIASSMFVAADITDPSRIIGQVITGIGFLGAGVMLSKDGAVIGVTSAATIWSLASVGVCIAIVDSYVAIKLSLILVAILYGVDLLEEYSSAFTRGVHSKYSSWRKRN; encoded by the coding sequence ATGAGTTTAGATTCGTTATTTTCTATTGCTCCCTATAGTTGGGGGGCGATTTTTACCTCTGTTTTTTGTGGTGTTATTGTTGGTTTAGAACGGCAGCTGAGAGGTAAGCCAGTGGGTATTCGAACCTCGGCTTTAATCGTCTTGGGAACCTATGTATTTATTGCATCGTCAATGTTTGTTGCTGCTGACATTACAGATCCATCTAGGATAATAGGGCAGGTGATTACGGGGATTGGTTTCCTTGGTGCTGGGGTGATGCTTTCAAAAGACGGAGCCGTCATCGGAGTGACTTCTGCTGCGACTATTTGGTCGCTTGCTTCCGTCGGTGTGTGTATTGCCATTGTCGATTCTTATGTGGCTATCAAACTGTCTCTCATCTTGGTTGCTATTTTATATGGAGTGGATCTTTTGGAAGAATATTCGTCTGCTTTTACTCGAGGAGTGCATTCAAAGTACAGTAGCTGGCGTAAAAGAAACTAA
- a CDS encoding esterase-like activity of phytase family protein, producing the protein MTGKIWLVSLFSISVLSGCANNGMIQAVTSFVDNVPKQGSELPYSVLRGDLIDRKTNQPFEIRNGGFGSAMTANPNQANQFYALTDRGPNANYTGEYGKGKSFPVASYTPRIGLFEVESDGSISMVKSILLKRPEGSLISGLPNTSALGGTGETPYHSNGQPVLMNDSKPYNKDTNPIKLDDYGLDGEGLVALKDGTFWVSDEYGPHIVHFDRNGVEIGRINAFKNDTRNMFYLPAVFQHRRANRGMEGLAISPDETTLVGIMQSTMQNPDKAAQKGNLTRIVTVNLTDGNTEQYLYRQEKAENANSEISTLTANQFLVIERDGSFLLGGPNGESKANPNAQKHVYRIDLSTGTPLSSVALSSSITRDASHGLMIDGLTLEQFANTYGWDALAEKGIKPVNKALVIDMVKAVSYPHDKMEGLWVIDGHHLGVLNDDDFATWSTKGKLEQKHLDNHTIDSNRLYIINADLMGN; encoded by the coding sequence ATGACGGGTAAGATTTGGTTGGTTAGTTTGTTTTCAATCAGTGTTCTATCGGGTTGCGCAAACAATGGAATGATACAAGCGGTAACTAGTTTTGTGGATAACGTTCCGAAGCAGGGGAGTGAATTGCCTTACTCTGTATTGCGTGGAGACCTTATTGATAGGAAAACCAATCAGCCCTTTGAAATTCGTAATGGTGGTTTTGGCTCTGCGATGACGGCGAATCCGAACCAAGCGAATCAGTTTTACGCATTAACCGATCGTGGTCCAAACGCGAATTACACGGGCGAATACGGTAAAGGGAAAAGCTTTCCTGTGGCTTCTTATACGCCACGTATTGGTTTGTTCGAAGTAGAATCTGATGGCTCGATTTCTATGGTAAAAAGCATTTTACTCAAACGTCCAGAAGGCAGTTTGATCTCTGGTTTGCCGAATACGTCTGCATTAGGTGGCACAGGTGAAACGCCGTATCATTCCAATGGACAACCCGTTTTAATGAATGACAGTAAGCCTTATAACAAGGACACGAATCCTATTAAATTGGATGATTACGGTTTAGATGGTGAAGGTTTAGTCGCGCTAAAAGATGGTACATTTTGGGTGAGTGATGAGTATGGCCCCCATATTGTTCACTTTGATAGAAATGGCGTAGAAATTGGCCGAATTAATGCGTTTAAAAATGATACTCGCAATATGTTCTATTTACCTGCCGTATTCCAACATCGTCGGGCGAATCGAGGAATGGAAGGCTTGGCCATTTCGCCAGATGAGACCACTTTGGTCGGTATTATGCAATCAACCATGCAGAACCCAGATAAAGCGGCTCAAAAGGGCAACTTGACTCGCATCGTCACGGTGAACTTAACGGATGGTAATACTGAGCAATACTTATACCGCCAAGAAAAAGCCGAAAATGCAAACTCTGAGATTTCTACGTTGACCGCTAATCAGTTTTTGGTGATTGAACGCGATGGCAGCTTCTTATTAGGTGGGCCAAATGGTGAGTCTAAAGCCAACCCGAATGCTCAGAAGCATGTGTATCGTATTGACTTAAGCACCGGTACACCGCTTTCTAGTGTTGCTTTGTCGAGTTCTATCACGCGAGATGCGAGTCATGGATTGATGATTGATGGCTTGACCTTAGAGCAATTCGCCAACACATATGGCTGGGACGCATTGGCAGAAAAAGGCATCAAACCGGTCAATAAAGCACTGGTGATCGACATGGTGAAAGCCGTTTCTTATCCACATGATAAAATGGAAGGCTTGTGGGTGATTGATGGTCATCATCTTGGTGTATTAAACGATGACGATTTCGCGACTTGGTCGACGAAAGGTAAGCTAGAGCAAAAGCATCTTGATAATCATACGATTGATTCGAATCGACTTTATATTATTAACGCCGACCTGATGGGCAATTAG
- the tssI gene encoding type VI secretion system tip protein TssI/VgrG, which translates to MTTLTFTLVLDGIEEDTLVVREYQGHESLSDTLLQDGSPCYGFRYQLTLASRRSDLSADQIVDKHAELRIVRNGLLVQRVHGIVRHFEKGDTGHHHTYYALSLVPALERLALRHNSRIFQKKSAQEIIVQLLEEMGITDYLFTLQRPPQQREFCVQYRETDLHFLHRLASEEGWVYYFTNETMALSEEGTYLKGKHTLNVVDKSQSMSLHDRAIPYNVLSGGVDNSPYISTLTEHTQSFPSQSVLKDYSFKKPDYRFLHQQEGHDMDYQHQAYEYFDSPGRFKDDETGKAFARIRLEYLRRTAHTVVGKSNDAAIQAGARITVTDHIDDKMNQVWVPVQVTHQGNQPQALEEEGHTGATTYHNTFTLIPTATNWQATPQPKPNVDGPMMATVVGPQDEEIYCDDHGRVKIHFPWDRYSAANDQSSCWIRVSQGWAGNQHGMMAIPRIGSEVIVSFLNGDPDQPIVTGRTYHAKNTPPYVLPEHKTKTVWRSDTHQGKGFNEISFEDQVDHEKVYLHAQKDQQEDILNDQLTQIGHDQHVNIGNDRFTEIKKDSHLTIEGECRLNVVKDKTDIIDGNLQQKVGSKAILDAAQEIHLKSGSKAVLEAASEMTIKVGGSFIKIDAAGVHIVGLAINLNTGGSAGSGSGFSGTLPALPLGAESPEYDADLEAIEGNDAPDSPLAGMAASAVPITVLDKKSDEAEATEETTTTVSDPTLQSSVLKASTALEQLAKNSGPSYQKGSTEAEDVKRIQQALLKMDFNLGPAKDDGDFGSKTETAVKLFQENYQATNNTHAAYSLDNQNGVIDQYTLLGLDEALMEGWKYVDDEMDEKWLTVPKGSLTFDSEGDDDEGGNYFSRIAHIPNRNGEVIGNSGITIGRGLDIGSRTASEVASIFDSAAQYARPISDALLTWLKEGAGKKKQAAYEHWKTLNAQVPADDQTITRKMQHFLFLEIYGFYVKEAKRLTIKDDVRTAYLGGAVLDWGALPQNVIDVLTDLTYRGDYTGSNDARGNTRKLIVPAVYKDLSEGIFGKTSNLYKVMFRQIEWREIYGVDANRFKRRYEEIK; encoded by the coding sequence ATGACGACATTGACGTTTACATTGGTCCTCGACGGAATCGAAGAAGACACCTTGGTCGTACGAGAGTACCAAGGGCATGAATCTTTATCGGACACCCTTCTACAAGATGGCTCTCCCTGTTATGGTTTTCGGTATCAACTGACGCTTGCCAGTCGACGCTCAGACCTCAGTGCCGATCAGATTGTCGATAAGCATGCCGAATTGCGTATTGTTCGTAATGGTCTGTTAGTACAGCGAGTTCATGGCATTGTCCGCCACTTTGAAAAAGGCGACACAGGTCACCACCATACTTACTATGCCTTAAGTCTTGTTCCTGCCCTTGAACGTCTTGCTTTGCGTCACAACAGTCGTATTTTCCAAAAGAAAAGCGCGCAAGAAATCATCGTCCAACTGCTCGAAGAAATGGGCATCACCGATTACCTTTTCACCCTACAGCGCCCACCACAGCAACGTGAATTCTGTGTGCAATACCGTGAAACGGATTTACATTTTTTACACCGCTTAGCCTCTGAAGAAGGTTGGGTCTATTACTTCACCAATGAAACCATGGCACTGTCCGAAGAAGGTACCTACCTCAAGGGAAAACATACCCTTAACGTCGTCGACAAAAGCCAGTCCATGTCCCTGCATGATCGTGCCATTCCCTACAACGTGTTGTCCGGTGGTGTAGACAATAGCCCTTATATCTCCACCTTGACCGAACACACCCAATCCTTTCCAAGCCAAAGTGTGCTCAAGGATTACAGCTTTAAAAAGCCCGATTACCGCTTCTTGCATCAACAAGAAGGCCACGACATGGATTACCAGCATCAAGCGTATGAATACTTTGATTCGCCAGGGCGGTTCAAAGACGACGAAACAGGCAAAGCCTTTGCGCGCATACGATTGGAATATCTACGTCGAACCGCTCACACCGTCGTCGGTAAAAGCAACGACGCCGCGATTCAGGCGGGGGCGAGAATCACCGTCACCGATCACATCGACGATAAAATGAACCAAGTGTGGGTGCCAGTGCAAGTGACCCATCAAGGCAATCAGCCTCAGGCACTAGAAGAAGAAGGTCACACCGGCGCAACGACCTACCACAACACCTTTACCCTGATTCCCACAGCCACCAACTGGCAGGCCACCCCACAGCCCAAACCCAACGTGGATGGCCCAATGATGGCCACCGTTGTCGGCCCCCAAGACGAAGAAATCTACTGCGACGACCATGGACGAGTCAAAATCCACTTTCCATGGGACCGATACAGCGCTGCCAACGACCAAAGTTCGTGCTGGATACGCGTCTCCCAAGGTTGGGCTGGGAACCAACATGGCATGATGGCGATCCCCCGTATTGGCAGTGAAGTGATCGTCAGCTTTTTAAACGGTGACCCAGATCAGCCCATCGTGACAGGAAGAACCTACCACGCCAAAAACACGCCCCCGTACGTCTTACCAGAACACAAAACCAAAACCGTCTGGCGAAGTGACACCCACCAAGGCAAAGGCTTCAACGAAATCAGTTTTGAAGACCAAGTTGATCATGAAAAAGTGTACCTACACGCACAAAAAGACCAACAAGAAGACATACTCAACGACCAACTCACCCAGATCGGTCACGACCAGCATGTCAACATCGGCAATGACCGTTTTACCGAGATCAAAAAAGACAGCCACTTAACCATCGAGGGCGAATGCCGCCTTAACGTCGTCAAAGACAAAACCGACATCATCGACGGTAACCTACAACAAAAAGTGGGTTCGAAAGCGATACTCGACGCCGCGCAAGAAATTCATCTTAAAAGCGGCAGCAAAGCAGTCCTCGAAGCCGCCTCAGAAATGACCATCAAAGTGGGCGGTAGCTTCATCAAAATAGACGCGGCCGGCGTTCACATCGTTGGCTTAGCGATTAACCTAAACACGGGCGGTAGCGCAGGATCCGGCAGTGGCTTTAGCGGGACATTGCCGGCGTTGCCATTGGGGGCTGAGTCTCCAGAGTACGATGCGGACCTTGAAGCGATTGAAGGCAATGACGCCCCTGATTCTCCATTGGCAGGTATGGCTGCTTCAGCCGTTCCTATTACTGTATTAGACAAGAAAAGCGATGAAGCAGAGGCAACGGAAGAAACCACCACAACGGTTTCCGACCCCACTCTTCAATCCTCCGTATTAAAGGCTTCCACTGCATTAGAACAACTGGCGAAGAATTCAGGACCAAGCTATCAAAAAGGTAGTACAGAAGCGGAAGACGTTAAACGCATACAACAAGCCCTGCTCAAAATGGACTTTAATTTAGGCCCAGCCAAAGACGACGGTGACTTCGGTTCAAAAACTGAAACAGCGGTTAAACTGTTTCAAGAAAACTACCAAGCCACCAATAATACTCACGCCGCTTATAGCCTAGACAACCAAAATGGCGTCATAGATCAATACACTTTATTGGGCTTGGATGAAGCGTTAATGGAGGGATGGAAGTATGTTGATGATGAAATGGACGAGAAATGGCTCACTGTTCCTAAAGGGTCATTGACGTTTGATTCGGAAGGAGATGATGACGAAGGAGGTAACTATTTTTCACGTATAGCGCATATCCCCAACCGTAATGGGGAGGTGATTGGTAACTCAGGGATTACGATAGGCCGTGGCTTGGATATTGGCAGTCGAACGGCGAGTGAAGTAGCTTCTATTTTTGATAGCGCGGCTCAGTACGCTAGACCAATATCAGATGCTTTATTAACTTGGCTAAAAGAAGGTGCTGGTAAGAAAAAACAGGCCGCGTATGAGCATTGGAAAACGCTGAATGCTCAAGTTCCAGCAGATGATCAGACAATTACTCGTAAAATGCAGCACTTTTTGTTTTTAGAAATATATGGCTTTTATGTGAAAGAAGCGAAACGACTTACAATAAAGGATGATGTGAGGACTGCCTATTTAGGTGGTGCAGTGCTTGATTGGGGTGCTTTGCCGCAGAACGTTATAGACGTATTAACTGACTTAACTTATCGAGGCGATTACACCGGTTCTAATGACGCACGAGGTAATACTAGGAAACTAATTGTACCAGCGGTTTATAAGGATTTGAGTGAGGGAATATTTGGTAAAACATCTAACCTATATAAAGTCATGTTTCGTCAAATAGAATGGAGAGAAATTTATGGAGTTGATGCTAATAGATTTAAAAGAAGATATGAGGAAATAAAATGA
- a CDS encoding Hcp family type VI secretion system effector produces MPTPCYISLEGESQGLITAGAMSVDSIGDVGLEGHDDEMLVQQFDHVVTVPTNPQSGNPSGQRVHKPFVFTVALNKAVPLLYNALSSGEKLSKVELKWYRTSSEGKQENFFVTALEGAVIVDIKCEMPHCQDPANGNFTQNIAVSLAYRKITWDHVSSGTSGSDDWSKPIEA; encoded by the coding sequence ATGCCAACACCATGTTATATCTCTCTCGAAGGAGAATCTCAGGGTTTGATCACCGCAGGCGCGATGTCGGTCGACTCTATCGGAGATGTGGGCTTGGAAGGCCACGATGATGAGATGCTTGTACAGCAATTTGATCACGTTGTGACCGTACCTACGAACCCTCAGTCAGGTAACCCATCAGGCCAGCGTGTTCATAAGCCGTTTGTGTTCACGGTGGCACTGAACAAAGCCGTTCCTCTTCTGTACAACGCTTTATCTTCTGGTGAGAAGTTGTCTAAAGTGGAACTAAAATGGTACCGCACCTCGTCAGAAGGCAAGCAAGAAAACTTCTTCGTGACGGCACTGGAAGGCGCGGTGATTGTTGACATCAAATGTGAAATGCCCCATTGCCAAGATCCGGCAAACGGCAACTTCACACAAAACATTGCGGTGTCACTTGCGTACCGCAAAATCACGTGGGACCACGTCAGCTCTGGCACGTCGGGTTCGGACGATTGGAGTAAACCCATCGAAGCGTAA
- a CDS encoding type VI secretion system PAAR protein — protein MPSGVKVGDVGTDHDGFPPTPVTAGSPDVNYDGSPAARVGDPLEPHDKPKHPPHPRAIAAGSSSVFINGKPAALTGGAIDCGGVTQGTASVNIGS, from the coding sequence ATGCCAAGTGGAGTCAAAGTTGGTGATGTCGGAACGGATCATGATGGATTTCCACCAACACCAGTGACTGCAGGGTCACCTGATGTGAATTACGATGGATCACCTGCCGCTCGTGTAGGAGACCCATTAGAACCTCACGATAAACCAAAACACCCACCTCATCCAAGAGCCATCGCAGCAGGCTCTTCTTCTGTGTTTATTAACGGCAAGCCAGCGGCTTTGACAGGGGGAGCTATTGATTGCGGTGGCGTGACGCAAGGCACTGCTTCGGTCAATATCGGAAGCTAA
- a CDS encoding isocitrate lyase, producing MQTYNNKTQQASNTINQQGPTWAAMNPEFVARMQLQNRFNTGLDIAKYTAKIMREDMTSYDKDPANYTQSLGCWHGFIGQQKMISIKKHFGTTRSRYLYLSGWMVAAMRSEFGPLPDQSMHEKTSVPALIEELYTFLKQADARELQHLFKEMDEAREAGDQVREQAAQNKIDNFETHVVPIIADIDAGFGNEEATYLLAKKMIEAGACCIQIENQVSDAKQCGHQDGKVTVPHEDFLAKINAVRYAFLELGVDDGVIVARTDSLGAGLTQKIPVSQSAGDLAEQYNAFIDGEEVTSLEQMKSGDMAIKLGDRLIKPARLANGLVRFKPNTGEDRVVLDCINSLQNGADLLWIETEKPHIGQIASIVNRIRDVMPNAKLVYNNSPSFNWTLNFRQQVFDAWLAEGKDVAEYQREKLMSQDYDATPLAAEADERIRCFQKDAAAQAGIFHHLITLPTYHTAALSTDNLAKDYFGEMGMLGYVKEVQRKEIRQGLACVKHQDMSGSNMGDDHKEYFSGAQALKASGKDNTMNQFAV from the coding sequence ATGCAAACTTATAACAATAAAACCCAGCAAGCGAGCAATACCATCAATCAACAAGGCCCAACGTGGGCGGCAATGAACCCTGAGTTTGTGGCTAGAATGCAATTGCAAAACCGCTTTAATACGGGTTTAGACATTGCTAAATACACCGCCAAAATTATGCGCGAAGACATGACTAGTTACGATAAAGACCCAGCAAATTACACGCAGTCATTGGGTTGCTGGCATGGTTTTATCGGCCAACAGAAAATGATTTCTATTAAGAAGCATTTTGGCACTACTCGCAGCCGTTATTTGTACTTGTCAGGCTGGATGGTCGCAGCGATGCGCTCTGAATTTGGCCCTTTGCCGGACCAGTCAATGCATGAAAAAACCTCAGTTCCAGCCTTGATTGAAGAATTATATACCTTCTTGAAGCAGGCCGATGCTCGTGAACTACAACATCTATTCAAAGAAATGGACGAAGCAAGAGAAGCAGGTGATCAAGTTCGCGAGCAAGCAGCGCAGAATAAAATAGATAACTTTGAAACTCATGTTGTGCCGATTATCGCAGACATTGACGCTGGCTTTGGTAATGAAGAAGCGACGTATTTGTTGGCTAAGAAAATGATTGAAGCGGGCGCGTGCTGTATTCAGATTGAAAACCAAGTGTCGGACGCGAAACAATGCGGACATCAAGATGGCAAAGTAACCGTGCCTCATGAAGACTTTCTAGCAAAAATTAACGCGGTTCGTTACGCCTTTTTAGAATTGGGTGTAGACGATGGTGTCATCGTTGCGCGTACTGATTCTTTGGGTGCGGGTTTAACGCAGAAAATCCCTGTATCGCAAAGCGCGGGTGATTTGGCAGAGCAATACAATGCTTTTATCGATGGCGAAGAAGTGACGTCGTTAGAACAAATGAAATCCGGCGATATGGCGATCAAACTGGGTGATCGATTGATCAAGCCAGCTCGTTTGGCGAATGGTTTGGTTCGTTTCAAACCAAATACCGGTGAAGACCGAGTGGTATTGGACTGCATTAACTCGTTGCAAAACGGCGCAGACTTACTGTGGATCGAAACGGAAAAGCCACACATAGGTCAGATCGCGTCGATTGTGAATCGTATTCGTGATGTGATGCCAAATGCCAAATTGGTTTATAACAACAGTCCGTCATTTAACTGGACGCTTAACTTCCGTCAGCAAGTGTTTGATGCATGGTTAGCAGAAGGAAAAGACGTTGCTGAGTACCAGCGTGAAAAGTTGATGTCACAAGACTATGACGCTACGCCATTGGCGGCCGAAGCAGATGAGCGCATTCGTTGTTTCCAAAAAGACGCGGCGGCGCAAGCGGGTATCTTTCATCATTTGATTACCTTACCGACTTACCATACTGCGGCATTGTCTACGGATAATTTAGCGAAAGATTACTTTGGTGAAATGGGAATGTTGGGTTACGTGAAAGAGGTTCAGCGTAAAGAAATTCGTCAAGGCTTAGCCTGTGTGAAGCATCAAGATATGTCTGGGTCAAACATGGGGGATGATCACAAAGAGTATTTTTCTGGAGCACAAGCGCTTAAAGCGTCAGGCAAAGACAATACAATGAATCAATTTGCGGTCTGA